AATAACTGAGAAGAGTAATAAGATGAATGGAGTCTTCAAATTAGGAATAATGTCTGAAAAGAATGACCTTACCCAAGAAAATTCCATGCAAATCAAAGTCTTCAGTGCATTGCTTGATTTGATATCTCGATTACAGGTTTTCTTATAGTAGTATTAAAAATTCGTTTTTCTTTTGAAAACTTAATGGACTTCAGACTTTTATCTTTGTCTGATCTTCGTGGTTGAAGACGAAATGAAAAGGCTCACAAGACAAGCAAAACTAAAATCTCAAGAGtatgataaagaaataaagataatgcTTGATTTGATATCTCGACTACAGGGTTTCTTATGGTAGTATTCAAAATTCCGTTCTTCTTTTGAAAACTTAATGGacttttgacttttatctttgtttgaTCTTTGTGATTGAAGACGAATTGAAAAAAAAGTGTGCAAACACGCAAAACGAAAACCTCAAGAGTCTGATAAAGAAATAAAGATACAAGAAAGTTTCGTGtcctaatctcccttatataatgtaatatatttctttcatgtcaggctcaggggagagagggagtagtcattacctggtgagaggggtaccaccaataggcacactcggaaaccactcaaTCAAAGAAAAATTGTTGTAGTTAGGAactggggagggggtgggaagggttgaatcagtgtgtgcgtgtgtgtgtgtgtgtgtgtgtgtgtacatatctatctaaatattttggacCTCATTTACGACGACTTGGGTACACTAGTTTTGATAAGTAAatagtgtgcatatctatctatctaaatatttagacatttttgACGGCTTGTGTACACTAGTTTTATATAAATACCAGGGTATTTAcctaaattatttcattattattttcaaaagagCCGATAAACCTAAATAATAATGCATTTGCCTAAGCTATATTATCATTTCCACAAGAACTGATAAGATAAAAACCGGAAGTGTATGAAATACATATTCCAGAGACAACCAACGTATTTACCAACATTCTCTACGAAATAAGAAGACGGCTCTCGATCGACCGTGTAGCTCCTAAATCAAAAACATTATCCCTTTGTCGAACCGATGATAGATTTCCGATACGAGGGTCGCACGAGATGGCCCAAGAGGACAGGGTTAAAATATGTAATATGAAGAGACTTGCCCAGGTAAAGAAATACTCTGTGCTGTGGTGATAGAAAAGGgttttacttttaaaatatattttatttactaaggtattttacttgtttttttttaaatatgttctaTTTACTTgagtatttttcttgttttttttttttacaatatattctattcacgtaattatttttcttgtttttttacaatatattctatttacttaagtattttttttttgtattttctttttacaaaatattctatttacttgagtatttttcttgtttttttttttacaatatattctatttacgtaattatttttcttgttttatttttacattatattctatTCACTTAAGtaaatttcttgtattttcttttacaACATATTCTATTTACTTGAGTGTTTTTCTTGTGATTCTTGTACAATATATTATATTTACTTGTGTCTTTTCCTTGATTATTTCCCTTTTCTGTTTGCtatgcttgtttgtttatttcgAACTTTTATGATTACATTTGAGAAAATGTCTCGGGTCAAGATTtggcaaaataaataaatgaacagataaaaattttaatttaactGGCCTTACCATttagtaaaaagaaataaattttgtttCCACACTTTaaggcaatataaatatatatatttatatatatattatatatatatatatatatatatatatatatatatatgtatatatatataatatatatgtatatatattataatatatatgtatatatatatatatatatatatacagagagagagagagagagagagagagagagagagagagagagagaaacttaaatcaatcaatcagaagtATAGTGTTGATTCTTTCATAGTTACTCTCAttgtatttcttttccattttatacTAAAATAAACAATGCTGCGcaccacaaaaaaagaaaaggccatttgaataaaatattcataatcgATCTATCGGAAGTCTATTGGAACGAAAATATCTGGTGTTCGATAAAGCGTACACATAACATAGCTCCCTATCTTCGCGAGCTGGAATGTCGTAACATGTAAGAATAGAGAAATTTCAAAGTACAAATACAGATGGTGCTGGATTTCTTTGTAAAAGTACTAAGAGCGAGGACTttaaatttctttgtttatttccaAACTCGAAAGTAAGGATTCGATGTCCAGAAATTTTCAGGAACCGAAATGTTGATAGTTCACTGGACGTCGAGGCGTTTATCaagaattaattttaataataataataataataataataataataataataataataacgacaacaacaacgacaCCAATAAACATAAcagtcaaaacaataataataataataataataataataattataataataatgataataataataataacaacagcaacaataacaacaacaataataataataataataataataataataacataataataataataataataataataataataatataaaaaaaacaactaaTGGATTGCCATTCATTATTTTGAAAACAGAAGTACAGACTAAATTCAAGTAGAAAGTAAACAGATGCAAAAAAATGCATTGTTCATTTTCTTTCCAAGAATTTTCGCCATCTTTCTAATTATCAATAGATtgtggcaatttacttttcatctcTCACTCCACCTATACGAAAgatccataaaaaagaaaaagaaaaaaacagctgTTGCAAGTTGCAtaccaaggaaaaaaaaactcttaatcatACAAAAGAAGGGAATATAGAATATAATAAGTACCGTAATTAACTTCAGGGGAATTGTTTTCCATAAGAGAGCAAACTGGAAACTATAAGACGCCTTCAAGGACAACTAGGTGTGGTTCTTCATTACCATACAATGATGTTATAATTCTTTCGTACATGGTAAAAAATCCTTCATACTTGAGATATTACGAGAATTGAATATACAGGATAATAACAGCGCCATCTGCTACTACTTCATTTTGATTGCAAAGTGcatactgttagaaatttgccgtaaaaagggTAAAAATACTAGAATAAATGTTCCaaagcatttaccgtttcaaaaacggatatgttaacgttaaggagtgatatctaCAGTCACCGACCCGTAAGAGATAATATCAtagttgggtaaaaattacggtcacctgaattttactgaaatacggctgagaacagtatattttttacggggaatttccgattaaaattacggctctTTTTAATAGTGCACACATATAATTGCTAGTGTGAACATTTATACGAATAAATAAAAGGTCAACCATGCAAGCGTTAAATATAATTTAGCATATGCAATACTACTCGATTATTTATGAAAATTCGTTCTTAAACGTAAAGGCTGAAGTTAAATTCAGCTTGGGAGTCAGTTAATGAATAGCTAACCTGTAATTATACAAGAATTGGACTACTAAAAACAGCCCAAAAATCTATATTGTATTGTTAAAGAAAGTAAGttttaattattaaaaatgtaaaatcTAATTCACATAAGGTAACTAAAGGACCGACTTACACAACGTCAAAGAAAGTACGGTCTAATGTCTAATTTACCTGACGACTAAAACTTAACATGTCTAAAGATCTGGTTGATAACAATGCACGATCTAATTCGCCTAACGCCAACAAGAACAAGGTCTAATTAACCCTAATCAAAACAACATATAAGGTCTACTTCACTTaacgttacaaagattgtgtctaACTCATCTATTATAAAAAACTAAGCATAAGAGGGACACTcatagaaaaaaaccgtaattttaattgggaattctcagtaaaaatatactgttctcaaccgtatttcagtaaaataaaggcgaccgaaattttaccttactttgttataatcttctacggggtggtgaccgtaatatcactcctttacgtcaatatataaatttttaagacagtaaaaatcctggaataattgttgccagacatttagcgtttttttaatgcaaacttttaacagtgcAGGTTTAATTCTATTTCACCCTGGGTAAAACAAAACGAAAAGTTCTCATATATAACAACGATAGAATATCTATATCCACtcgcataaaagtttttttttttttttttttttttttttttttttttttttttgtgtcaataTACTTAATCACCTTTAGCGTGAAAGGGAATTAGAACAGTCGGAGTTTCAATAAAGGAAAGTTAAAATGTGGAACGTAAAAAGGGCCAACTGAGGTTCACTTACTCGGCTACAAAATGAAGTATTTTTGGGAAAGTTTAATATTATGATGctagaataatatcatcatcatcaatcatttctatattattattattattattattattattattattattattattattattattattatcattattattattattattatttagcttagttacaacactagttggaaaacaagatgctataatcccaagggctctctagcagggaaaataaacaagcgaggaaagaaaataaggaaatatagaacAACACGCCCTAGTTTAtcgtcaagcaaaagaactttaacctgagacagcggaagaccacggtacagaggctatggcactacccatgactagagaataatggttagagattggagtgtcctcctagatgagctgcttatcgtagctaaagagtctctcctacccttgccaagaggaaagtagccactgaacaattatagttatttaactgaaaaaataataatctacatAAAATATTACCAAAATGTTAATAATGCCAATAATGATAACCTACAGTATataatacgtataaatatatactgcaaatacaAAGCGTGTATTATTCATTCAAATTGCAGAATAATGTTTAATAATCATTTATTAAGGACATCCGCCGCTTTCCCTTTAATGAACACTCGTtctgaaaataacaataattacaaaattctccatgaaatattttgtatatattatatatgtagatatttattattgttttgcgTTACTTCCATAATGACAATTATTCCAATAAGCGTGCAATTATCCTcaaaataaacatattaaaaaaaattgttttatttaaatctacGCATGATAAAAAATATTCACATGCAATATACAGTGCACATATGCGAGTGTTTATTAGTTATAcgtttatttgataaatttacggAAAAGGATTTGTAAATTACATCTCACGGCAAAGCGCTTTGGCAAACCCTATTATGGCACCATGAAGTAAAAGTGAATAGGTTTCACAGCAGGAAGGAATAGAGGGATCTGGATTGGGggtaaagtaaataaagtaaaaagctaaaaagtgggtgcagttagGGGCATAAGTGGCCCCGCAAATACCCAAATACCCATCTGCAGTTGCTTCTTGCTTTTTCAGGGGCAGCCCTTGATGTCTGGGGCAAAACTTGTTTTCTCTCTTGGGGTAAAGCTGTTTGTTTGTAATTGGGTTATTtcttccacttcttcttcttcttcttcctcgtcgtcgtcatcttcttcttcttcttcttcttcttcttcttcttcttcttcttcttcttcttcttcctcgtcgtcgtcgtcttcttcttcttggtcgGCGTTTACTCCATCTCCTAAGTCACTGCTTGCTGTCTGATCTTCCTTGCCAAGACTGTCTTCTAgttcattacttacttttacttctTGGTaggaactcttcttcttcttcttcttcttcttcttcttcttcttcttcttcttcttagtgggCGTTTACTTCATCTCCGAAGTCAGCACTTGCTACTTCTTCCTAgaaatctttttccttatttcaaagTCAACTAAAACTTCTTCCGCTTTATATACAAGCACTAGATTCTTCACTTGTCTTCCCTTCCTTGAAATATTACTGCTTTCTGCCTCATCTTCCTTGCCAAGACTTTGCCGTCTAGTTcactacttacttttactttttttagaGGCTACAATACCGACTTCTTCAAGGTTAGCGCTTGCCAACTCCTCATCAAGTAAAGTATTTGGTTACGCTCCTTCAAGGTCAGTCCTTTTCCCCTCTGATTGCTTTCAGAGATGGATGATGAGTTTCCCCATTGGCTGTTCCAATCTACTTTGTCATTTGCTACTCAATGTCATGTTCGCGTGACTTTATTAAAAGAGAAATTCACAACTTTTAATCTGAGAAGATATTCGCTCTTCCAATTCAAGTATCAAGGGAAAAAATTATCATGTTGAGACTAAATTTACAAGGGGTTTTGATCAAAACGATTCCAATTCAGTTTTCGATTACAATTAAAGTATGAAGGGAAATATTATCACTGTGAAACCACACTTACATGAGATTtaaatagtgaatagttaatagttTCCTATTTAACGAAAGTAACATAACAATAAATGGTATGAAGTAACTTTCCAACTATGGTGACTATTACCTTTAATATATTTAAACgtcattcttaaaatatcttattattccttgttcctttccctcaccgaaatattttccctgttggagcccctagggttatatcatcctgcttttccaacacgggttatagcttagcaagtaataataataataataataataataataatctgactttCTTTAATGGACCCTATGATTTATATTTTCCAGTGTCTTACCAATACGTACGATCTCGATTATTATTTCCCTATTCCTCTTACTTCAGCCTATACCTTCCCGAATCCTACCATTTCTTCCTCACTTCTTTCTATCTAATCCTTCCCAAATCTCTATCTAAAAAAGAAGATACTATACGATCAAGGACAAATCCCTTCTCGGTCTGGTGCTATAAGACCTGACTCCGATCGTACTCCCAATGTCTTGGACGTAGCAATTTTTTCCCGTGTGGCGGAACAGCCAGAGATGTGGTCTACCTGAAGCCAAAAATCAATGTCTTTCTTGACACTTGGGCCGGCGGCCGCAAACATGTCTGGCACGGCAAGTGCGTTTTGCAGCGCACTTGCAAAATTGTTGGTGCCCACATATTGTGTGCAGCAATGCAgcatgcaaatattattattattattattattattattattattattatcattattattattattattattattattatcattattattattattattattattattattattattattattaataaaataacaacaacaacaacaacaataataataataataataataataataataataataataataataataataataacagatacgcAATTGCGTAATGAACAAGAACAAAATTATTGGTATTCTtcgtaaatacaacaacaacaacaacaacaacaacaacaacaataacaacaacaacaacaacgtacaGTCTTCGTGTGCAACATTTGTATTACTGCAATTTACCTAGTGTGCGTTTCACATCTATTCTTTAATTATTGTATTTGGAAATAGAATTTCAAAACTTCCCTTGAAATTCATTCAGAAAATACATTTTACTGAGCGCTGTGAGAAAATTGATTCTTAAAACAGCATGCATTATCTCACAGCAAATATATTCTGaaaaagtagaggggcactcagtagagcgcagacctctaccgcggcagcttatttatcgaccttgaccttgacctttaaccttaacatgtattaagtggcgtggattttcatacactcaaatccgAACAAAATTTCaagactgtgacaacgatgtccaaacttatggatgattacgtgaattggatattttgcttgaccgtgaccttggcctttgacctcaaccttccaaaatttaataattccagcttttaatataacagttaatcaatgcaagtttcattactctacgattaaaattgtggccaggaagctgttcacaatcatacacacacacacaacaaacaaagaaacacacaaacagggggggtaaaacatgacctccttccaactttgttggcggaagaaaaaaaaaattaatatcagcgAGTATcaaaagcagaataaaaaaaaatatatttttgagtctTGGTCTCCATTCGTGCTTTTTGAAGAACT
The DNA window shown above is from Palaemon carinicauda isolate YSFRI2023 chromosome 37, ASM3689809v2, whole genome shotgun sequence and carries:
- the LOC137629347 gene encoding uncharacterized protein, translated to MFAAAGPSVKKDIDFWLQVDHISGCSATREKIATSKTLGKKKKKKKKKKKKKKKSSYQEVKVSNELEDSLGKEDQTASSDLGDGVNADQEEEDDDDEEEEEEEEEEEEEEEEEEEDDDDEEEEEEEVEEITQLQTNSFTPREKTSFAPDIKGCP